The following coding sequences lie in one uncultured Mailhella sp. genomic window:
- a CDS encoding universal stress protein: MPKLQKIICALDLSEHSKTVAEYACMLAKAMHASIVAVYAAPTLTQYTGFHVPPNTIDSFVGEIVSGAEKAMTQFVSENFEGVETKAEVVVGYAAEEILEIAAKEDADLIVMGTHGRKGIDRILFGSVAERVVKNSHVPVLTIRPSDNYTGGAMYKD, from the coding sequence TTTCCGAGCACAGCAAGACAGTGGCAGAATACGCCTGCATGCTGGCCAAGGCCATGCATGCCAGCATCGTGGCAGTGTATGCGGCCCCTACGCTGACCCAGTACACGGGTTTCCATGTTCCGCCGAACACCATCGACAGCTTTGTCGGTGAGATCGTTTCCGGTGCGGAAAAGGCCATGACGCAGTTCGTGTCTGAAAACTTTGAAGGCGTGGAAACCAAGGCCGAGGTCGTGGTTGGCTACGCTGCCGAAGAAATTCTTGAAATCGCGGCCAAGGAAGACGCCGACCTCATCGTCATGGGCACCCATGGACGCAAGGGCATCGACCGTATCCTGTTCGGCTCCGTGGCCGAGCGCGTCGTGAAGAATTCCCACGTGCCGGTTCTGACCATTCGTCCTTCCGACAACTACACCGGCGGCGCGATGTACAAGGATTAA